In the Gorilla gorilla gorilla isolate KB3781 chromosome 10, NHGRI_mGorGor1-v2.1_pri, whole genome shotgun sequence genome, one interval contains:
- the LOC101151628 gene encoding olfactory receptor 6C2, translated as MKNHTVIRTFILLGLTDDPHLQVLLFIFLFLTYMLSVTGNLTIITLTLVDHHLKTPMYFFLRNFSFLEVSFTTVCIPRFLYNISMGDNTITYNACASQIFFVILFGATEFFLLAAMSYDRYVAICKPLRYVVIMNNRVCTLLVLCCWVAGLMIIVPPLSLGLQLEFCDSNAIDHFSCDAGPLLKISCSDTWVIEQMVILMAVFALIITLVCVILSYLYIVRTILRFPSVQQRKKAFSTCSSHMIVVSIAYGSCIFIYIKPSAKDEVAINKGVSVLTTSVAPLLNPFIYTLRNKQVKQAFSDSIKRIAFLSKK; from the coding sequence ATGAAAAACCACACAGTAATAAGAACTTTTATCCTGCTGGGACTGACAGATGACCCACACCTGCAAGTTCTGCTTTTTATCTTTCTATTTCTCACCTACATGTTGAGTGTAACAGGGAACCTGACTATTATCACCCTCACATTGGTGGACCACCACCTTAAAACTCCTATGTACTTCTTTCTCAGAAATTTTTCCTTCTTAGAAGTCTCATTTACTACAGTCTGCATTCCCAGATTCTTGTACAATATATCAATGGGGGACAATACCATTACCTACAATGCTTGTGCCAGTCAAATATTCTTTGTTATTCTCTTTGGAGCAACAGAATTTTTTCTCTTGGCAGCCATGTCCTATGACCGCTATGTGGCCATCTGTAAACCCCTTCGTTATGTGGTCATCATGAACAACAGGGTGTGTACCTTATTAGTTCTCTGCTGTTGGGTGGCTGGCTTGATGATCATTGTTCCACCACTTAGCTTAGGCCTCCAGCTCGAATTCTGTGACTCCAATGCCATTGATCATTTTAGCTGTGATGCAGGTCCTCTCCTAAAGATCTCATGCTCAGATACATGGGTAATAGAACAGATGGTTATACTTATGGCTGTATTTGCACTCATTATCACCCTAGTTTGTGTGATTCTGTCCTACTTGTACATAGTCAGAACAATTCTGAGGTTCCCTTCTGTTCAGCAAAGGAAAAAGGCCTTTTCTACCTGTTCATCCCACATGATTGTGGTTTCCATTGCCTATGGAAGCTGCATCTTCATCTATATCAAGCCCTCTGCAAAAGATGAAGTGGCCATAAATAAAGGAGTTTCAGTTCTTACTACTTCTGTCGCACCCTTGTTGAACCCCTTCATTTATACCTTGAGGAACAAGCAAGTGAAACAAGCTTTCAGTGACTCTATAAAGAGGATTGCATTTCTCTCAAAGAAGTAG